The Anolis carolinensis isolate JA03-04 chromosome 2, rAnoCar3.1.pri, whole genome shotgun sequence genome has a window encoding:
- the LOC134296654 gene encoding uncharacterized protein LOC134296654, producing MPAIDVGETSGENASGTWPHSPKDIQQPCDSGHESLRQHIEHLYGEKLFQDTRRLEKLRTRKAHLLCSLTFLLRCRDTDTIPQFLAAKRTFKTPQAHRIYNRLERNLLRERIHTIRKELANTDKELLHLHINISQKMNTQDWDKIDSLTYKKMEKDMVLHTKRQKQKFDKCRKQQPKPELDKSRTIINLTDRQLTEDQVSILEKGGNFAVTTTRIPVENIIANVESAIYQLPEEEAEEVRMETARILRNAKLPPSNITRKERQAIKDLNSDPEIIILPADKGNATVIMETKQYKEKIRQLLDPTIYKKLKQDPTNKITRKTNTLIKNSSINFDIRQQLCKSEALPPRLYGLPKIHKDSIPLRPIVSAIGSPTYNLAKFLATQLQTHIGLTAHYIKDSTHFIEKISNLNLSTKDILISFDVVSLFTKVPVADTLTLIKQNFPEDITALFHHCLTTSYFQWDTGFYEQKDGVAMGSPLSPVVANFYMEYFEKQALETAPKKPTVWFRYVDDTFTIWSHGEEELSKFLDHLNSIHPNIQFTMEKEKEGKLPFLDVLVIRKPNQQLGHTVYRKPTHTDRYLHKNSNHHPSQKRSTIKALTDRAQRICEPHLLQGELNHLNWALQANGYSTTDIRRAARPRTSHESQDKDPPRGKVFLPYIKGTTDRIGKLMKKHNLQTIYRPTKKIQQMLRSAKDKRDPLSSAGVYRIPCSCGQVYIGTTKRSAQTRVKEHERHCRLIQPEKSAIAEHLMNQPGHRILFENTKMLDHSNNYHVRLHREAIEIHKHVDNFNRKEETMKMNKIWLPVLQNSKIKTVDGNQHNEDLTEQRMPPGKGQNISSAN from the coding sequence atgcctgccatagatgtgggcgaaacgtcaggagagaatgcttctggaacatggccacacagcccgaaagacatacaacaaccctgtgattctggccatgaaagccttcgacaacacattgaacatctctacggggagaaattgttccaagacacacggagattggaaaaactaaggaccaggaaagcacatctactgtgctccctgaccttccttctacgctgcagagacacagataccatcccacaatttcttgcagccaaaaggaccttcaaaacaccacaggctcatcgcatttacaaccgcctggaacgcaacctcttgagagagagaatccacaccatccgtaaagaactcgcaaacacagacaaagaactgctgcacctccacatcaacatcagccaaaagatgaatacccaggactgggataaaatagacagccttacctacaagaaaatggagaaagacatggttctccacaccaagagacaaaaacaaaaatttgacaaatgccgtaagcaacagccaaagccagaactggataaatcacggaccatcatcaacctgacagacagacaactcactgaagaccaagtatccattctagaaaaaggaggaaattttgcagtcaccaccaccaggatcccagtagaaaacatcatcgccaatgttgaatcagcaatttaccagctccctgaggaagaagcagaggaggtaagaatggaaacagcaaggatcctgagaaatgcaaaactcccccccagcaacataacgagaaaagaaagacaggccatcaaagatctcaactcagatcctgaaatcatcattcttccagctgacaaggggaatgccacagtaatcatggaaacaaaacaatacaaagaaaaaatcagacaacttctagatcccacaatttacaagaaactgaaacaagaccccactaacaaaatcaccagaaaaacgaacactctaatcaagaactcctccattaactttgacatacgccaacagctgtgcaaatcagaagccctcccacccaggctttacggactccccaaaatccacaaggactccatcccactcagacccattgtaagtgccattggatcgccgacttacaacctggcaaaatttctggctacacagctacaaacccacattgggctcactgcacattatatcaaggactctacacactttatagaaaagatcagcaacctcaatctaagcaccaaggacatcctgatcagctttgatgtggtgtccctttttaccaaagtcccagtagctgacaccctcacactaatcaaacaaaacttcccagaagacatcacagccctgtttcaccattgcctcaccactagctactttcagtgggacactggattctatgaacagaaggatggagtggccatggggagccctctcagcccagtagtagcaaatttctatatggaatactttgaaaaacaggccctagaaacagcaccaaaaaagccaactgtttggttcagatacgtagatgacaccttcacaatttggagccatggagaggaagaactcagcaagttcctggaccatcttaacagcatccacccaaacatccaattcaccatggaaaaagaaaaggaaggaaaactgccatttctagatgttctggtcatccgcaaacccaatcaacaattgggccacacagtttacagaaaacctacacatacagatagataccttcataaaaactccaaccatcacccaagtcaaaaaaggagcacaatcaaagccctgacagaccgtgcacaaagaatctgcgaacctcacctcctccaaggtgaactcaaccacctaaactgggctctacaggccaatggatactccaccacagacatcagaagagctgcaaggccaagaacaagccatgagagtcaagacaaagatccacccagaggaaaggtgttcttaccatacatcaagggaactactgaccgcatagggaagctgatgaagaagcacaacctacaaactatctacagacccacgaagaaaatccaacaaatgctacggtcagcgaaggacaagagggatcctctctcttctgcaggagtctaccggataccatgcagctgtggacaagtctacatagggaccaccaaacgcagcgcccaaacaagagtcaaagaacatgaaaggcactgcagactaattcaaccagagaaatcagccatagcagagcatttgatgaaccagcctggacacagaatactatttgagaacacaaaaatgctggaccattctaacaactatcatgtcagactacacagagaagccattgaaatccacaagcatgtggacaacttcaacagaaaggaagaaaccatgaaaatgaacaaaatctggctaccagtattacaaaactccaaaatcaaaacagtagatgggaaccaacacaatgaggacttgactgaacaaaggatgcccccaggcaagggacaaaacatttccagtgccaattag